A DNA window from Methanobacterium sp. contains the following coding sequences:
- the nikR gene encoding nickel-responsive transcriptional regulator NikR: MRISMSLPKKLLNEFDGVLKDRGYQSRSKGIRDALKDYIVRYQWMNEMEGERIGIIAVIYDHHYTGVMEDLTEIQHDYKDFINAVMHVHMTDKHCLEVIVVKGDVKYIRTLSEKIMRLKGVEHVRLTSTAVGKALDLEKAGASSPMSP, encoded by the coding sequence ATGAGAATTAGTATGTCGTTGCCAAAAAAATTGTTAAATGAATTTGATGGAGTATTAAAAGACAGAGGATACCAATCAAGATCAAAAGGTATCAGAGATGCTCTTAAAGATTATATCGTAAGGTATCAGTGGATGAATGAAATGGAAGGAGAACGTATAGGAATAATTGCTGTAATATACGACCACCACTACACTGGAGTAATGGAAGACCTTACCGAAATTCAGCATGATTACAAAGATTTCATAAACGCAGTTATGCACGTACACATGACAGACAAACACTGTCTCGAAGTTATAGTTGTTAAAGGAGACGTTAAATACATCCGTACACTTTCAGAAAAAATAATGAGACTCAAAGGTGTAGAACACGTACGTCTTACCAGTACAGCAGTTGGAAAAGCACTTGACCTTGAAAAAGCAGGCGCAAGCAGCCCAATGTCACCTTAA
- a CDS encoding 50S ribosomal protein L11 methyltransferase → MHLKNEFEVLLETKMHTTPYHLNLISDKERVLAFQEAIKEKAKGIIYDIGAGCGILSILAAPYADFIYAVEIDHTASKHAKSNLESFDNVLVINKDAKEVIFPQKADLIICEMLDTALIDEEQAPVLNSILKYLKKDGEIIPQKILNGAEAIDMERENICYEDNEANENPNYDVMSNFKIYSEIDFKKEIKEDVETDLEFKISKKGSVSGIKITTFTLLNDHLICGPTPMLNPPLLIPTEKIKVDIGDIIKVKLNYKMGGGLDSIKTRIEKVS, encoded by the coding sequence GTGCACCTTAAAAATGAATTTGAAGTACTACTTGAAACTAAAATGCACACAACACCCTATCATCTCAACCTTATATCTGATAAAGAAAGAGTATTAGCCTTTCAAGAAGCAATAAAAGAGAAGGCTAAAGGTATTATATATGATATAGGTGCTGGATGTGGAATACTTTCGATTTTAGCAGCACCTTATGCTGATTTTATTTATGCTGTTGAAATAGATCATACTGCCTCAAAACATGCCAAATCAAATCTTGAATCTTTTGATAATGTTTTAGTGATAAACAAAGATGCAAAAGAAGTTATTTTTCCTCAAAAAGCAGACTTAATTATCTGTGAAATGTTAGATACTGCATTAATCGATGAGGAACAGGCCCCTGTTCTTAATTCTATTTTAAAATATCTGAAAAAAGATGGTGAAATCATACCCCAAAAAATCCTGAACGGAGCTGAAGCCATTGACATGGAAAGAGAAAACATCTGTTATGAGGATAATGAGGCTAATGAAAATCCAAATTACGACGTTATGAGTAATTTCAAGATATACAGTGAAATTGATTTTAAAAAAGAAATCAAAGAGGATGTAGAAACTGATTTGGAATTTAAAATTTCCAAAAAAGGATCTGTTTCAGGGATTAAAATCACCACTTTTACTTTACTAAATGACCACCTGATCTGCGGGCCAACTCCAATGCTCAATCCACCATTGCTTATTCCAACTGAAAAAATCAAGGTAGATATAGGAGATATTATAAAAGTTAAATTGAACTATAAAATGGGTGGTGGATTAGATAGCATTAAAACCAGAATTGAAAAAGTTTCTTAG
- the hycI gene encoding hydrogenase maturation peptidase HycI, with the protein MKKFLRDYKKIVILGIGNEIKGDDALGAIIAQKSLVLFDKNENIVVFDGGTVPENYTGLIRKENPTHIILVDAVDMKKEPGYIRVVEKEEIANYNISTHAMPISFLIKYMETTLDAQIILLGIQPKSMGFAEPISKEVEKSIGEVLVTFDKVIKENFD; encoded by the coding sequence TTGAAAAAGTTTCTTAGAGACTATAAAAAAATAGTAATTTTGGGCATTGGTAATGAAATAAAAGGTGACGATGCTCTTGGAGCCATTATAGCTCAAAAATCATTAGTATTATTTGATAAAAATGAAAATATTGTTGTTTTTGATGGGGGAACTGTCCCTGAAAATTATACAGGATTAATAAGAAAAGAAAACCCCACCCACATAATTTTAGTTGATGCTGTGGATATGAAAAAAGAACCAGGATATATCCGTGTGGTGGAGAAAGAAGAAATTGCAAACTATAATATTTCAACACATGCCATGCCCATATCTTTTTTAATAAAATATATGGAAACTACATTAGACGCACAGATAATATTGTTAGGAATTCAACCAAAAAGCATGGGTTTTGCAGAGCCCATTTCAAAAGAAGTTGAAAAAAGTATTGGAGAAGTTTTAGTTACATTTGATAAAGTGATTAAAGAGAATTTTGACTGA
- a CDS encoding carboxymuconolactone decarboxylase family protein, which yields MVHEEGHEAIKKARKLMGFSPDILDMYEKLNPKLLDVISEFDDIILKDGALPTKTKRLIALGIIISGKCGYCVEQQLHAAINAGATKEEIADLLGVVLLTSGAPALANCRDIVSDVIKKL from the coding sequence ATGGTACATGAAGAAGGACATGAGGCTATTAAAAAAGCTAGAAAATTAATGGGCTTTTCTCCAGACATACTGGACATGTATGAAAAATTAAATCCCAAACTTCTGGATGTAATAAGTGAGTTCGATGATATAATTTTAAAAGATGGTGCACTTCCAACTAAAACAAAAAGATTGATAGCACTTGGAATTATTATTTCGGGTAAATGTGGTTACTGTGTTGAACAACAGTTGCATGCTGCTATTAATGCAGGAGCAACAAAAGAAGAAATAGCAGATTTACTGGGAGTAGTTTTACTCACATCAGGAGCCCCCGCATTAGCTAATTGTAGAGATATTGTCTCAGATGTCATTAAAAAGCTTTAA
- a CDS encoding ATP-grasp domain-containing protein, which yields MKILFIGARLFDDIAAYTKKEGITSIVTESNPDSKNLDLPDTHYIVPRGMEGPKEIALKEDVDAVVPLIGIDKPLFEIAKLKEDLEKNYGLPVIASPVDAVSISRDKLKTKEFFIKNHVKTPSFSKISKNISKISLPAVLKQLEGQGGSGVKIAVSEDDLRSCINDFKGAFVEEFVEGTEVSIEVLRWKNETVPLVPVYKGKTTLEGTHPLDKLKTAPLNIENQRNEDIRQVAGKIADNLGSEGVIDIDIIIDETGINYFIEINTRPSGTRYLTAASTNISPMHELVDMATGKWNSKEVQKRIMKYHALEIPVGDYKTDRNNYKFRDFENKNCWVIHGPQNFQRITIRAENAQKAYETAKRLNVDYNKFYQTGKN from the coding sequence ATGAAGATACTATTTATAGGGGCAAGACTTTTTGATGATATTGCAGCATATACAAAAAAAGAAGGAATTACAAGTATAGTAACAGAATCTAATCCAGATTCTAAAAATCTAGATCTTCCTGATACTCATTATATCGTTCCAAGAGGAATGGAAGGACCTAAAGAAATTGCACTTAAAGAAGATGTAGATGCAGTTGTACCTCTTATAGGGATAGATAAACCTCTTTTTGAAATTGCAAAATTAAAAGAAGATTTAGAAAAAAATTATGGATTACCTGTTATTGCATCCCCCGTAGATGCTGTTTCTATATCAAGAGATAAGCTTAAAACAAAGGAATTCTTTATTAAAAACCACGTCAAAACTCCTTCATTTAGTAAAATCTCTAAAAATATCTCCAAAATTTCATTACCTGCTGTATTAAAGCAGTTAGAAGGTCAGGGAGGTAGTGGAGTAAAAATTGCAGTGAGTGAAGATGATCTTAGAAGCTGCATCAATGATTTTAAGGGAGCATTTGTAGAAGAGTTTGTTGAAGGCACAGAAGTATCCATTGAAGTTTTAAGATGGAAAAATGAAACTGTTCCTCTTGTTCCAGTTTATAAAGGAAAAACAACTCTTGAAGGTACTCATCCCCTTGATAAATTAAAAACTGCTCCTTTAAATATAGAAAATCAAAGAAATGAAGATATAAGACAGGTAGCTGGAAAGATTGCTGATAATTTGGGATCAGAAGGGGTAATTGATATTGACATAATTATTGATGAAACAGGGATCAATTATTTTATAGAAATAAACACACGGCCCAGCGGTACACGATACTTAACAGCAGCTTCGACCAACATAAGTCCAATGCACGAACTTGTAGATATGGCCACAGGTAAATGGAATTCTAAAGAAGTTCAAAAAAGAATCATGAAATACCACGCACTTGAGATACCTGTAGGTGACTATAAAACGGATAGGAACAACTATAAATTCAGAGATTTTGAAAATAAAAATTGCTGGGTAATTCACGGCCCTCAAAATTTTCAACGTATAACTATCCGTGCTGAAAATGCACAAAAAGCATATGAAACCGCAAAAAGATTAAATGTTGATTATAACAAATTTTATCAAACCGGCAAAAATTAA
- a CDS encoding glycosyltransferase family 4 protein: protein MNNFQIDILIFIIALLSTIFFTIVIKRVLIEANVTDKPIVTEHSHKSGTPTMGGLAILLGILLTSSIYFTNRYLMIVAIIMATAGIIGLLDDLLGLKTKEIQKKVRNIYSAPIEMGRLMLKPGEEARVATEKAKKDLVKYLAEKKVEIVGEAPIKSEVEESEKIIAQIIISLFLLGSGAVSSSVLGIDIGYFIIPVVIFGIVGAINAVNLIDGMDGLAAGILAIASSACAIFAITTNNVDGALPFIALAGVSFGFLALNRYPASIFMGDTGSFALGAGYITAAFLGNVLYFALIALAIPIISVIVSLLHRAHIINLPVEPLHHTLNYKGLSEKKIVLLYWGITLIICILALYFYHAFII, encoded by the coding sequence TTGAATAATTTCCAGATAGACATTTTGATATTCATTATTGCATTATTATCAACCATATTCTTTACAATAGTCATAAAAAGAGTATTGATAGAAGCTAATGTAACAGATAAACCTATTGTAACCGAACACAGCCATAAATCAGGGACTCCTACAATGGGAGGGCTTGCAATTTTACTGGGTATTCTCCTTACTTCTTCAATCTATTTTACAAATAGATACCTAATGATAGTGGCCATTATAATGGCAACTGCAGGAATTATAGGACTTTTAGATGATTTACTTGGACTTAAAACCAAAGAAATTCAAAAGAAGGTCCGAAACATATACTCCGCCCCAATAGAAATGGGAAGATTAATGCTTAAACCAGGAGAAGAAGCACGAGTCGCAACTGAAAAGGCCAAAAAAGACTTAGTGAAATATTTGGCCGAGAAAAAAGTTGAAATAGTTGGTGAAGCCCCAATTAAAAGTGAAGTAGAAGAAAGTGAAAAAATAATTGCCCAGATTATAATTTCATTATTTTTATTAGGCTCAGGAGCCGTTAGTTCCTCAGTACTCGGAATTGATATCGGCTATTTTATAATACCAGTTGTAATATTTGGTATAGTTGGAGCTATAAATGCAGTAAACCTTATTGACGGTATGGACGGCCTTGCAGCAGGAATACTTGCAATAGCATCCTCTGCCTGTGCAATTTTTGCCATTACAACCAACAACGTGGATGGTGCACTTCCATTCATAGCACTTGCTGGAGTTTCATTTGGTTTCCTCGCCCTAAATAGGTACCCTGCCAGTATATTCATGGGGGATACTGGTTCTTTCGCACTAGGGGCTGGTTACATTACAGCAGCATTTTTAGGCAATGTATTGTACTTTGCACTGATTGCACTTGCTATTCCCATAATTTCAGTAATAGTAAGCCTTTTACACCGCGCTCACATTATAAACCTGCCAGTAGAACCATTACACCATACTTTAAATTATAAAGGGCTTTCAGAAAAGAAAATAGTGCTTCTTTACTGGGGAATTACCCTTATAATATGTATTCTAGCACTTTATTTCTACCATGCATTTATAATTTAA
- a CDS encoding Mur ligase family protein: protein MKELTTSIIAEKVEGTLTGPNKNMDGIFNILKDAQNGDAVIRHWIDETGVKIAAQKGVSCIITQNPKGSAVKTAEELKLPFIVTEKIELANAFAINWALEKFAKDSLRVVVTGTNGKSTTTHMIYHILKEAGYSTYTNTDSESEFNTLIDPMVAKQIAEFDAPIEAAVIEVSEVQGWLGDIMKDHAYIMTSAINPDVVIVTNVALDHIGLVNSIEETFNETSGAVKGIKENGTLILNYDDPLVLKMKDLTSNHGKILFFGDNADIKFDSTGIVYKNNILIKTDDLPFKSCHFVQNTMAAAGAVIALNIDLETIKNSISSYKALKRRFTIVHNDPCIIDDFAHNPDGILATIQNAALIGNGTLFVVSAIRGSRGESINQANAEAIAKGLQNIPYKLIITSSTDVVDHLNTVTDNEKKVFIDALEKEKITYIFNEKLYDALKNVLKLSHNKDTILLIGAQGMDPASELLNKILN from the coding sequence ATGAAAGAACTTACAACGTCGATTATTGCAGAAAAAGTAGAAGGAACACTCACAGGTCCTAATAAAAATATGGATGGTATTTTTAATATTTTAAAGGACGCTCAAAATGGAGATGCAGTAATAAGACACTGGATAGATGAAACAGGGGTAAAAATTGCAGCTCAAAAAGGTGTTTCCTGCATAATAACTCAAAATCCAAAGGGCAGTGCAGTAAAAACTGCAGAAGAACTGAAACTGCCATTTATAGTAACAGAAAAAATAGAACTGGCCAATGCTTTTGCCATTAACTGGGCGCTGGAAAAATTTGCAAAAGACTCTTTACGTGTTGTAGTAACTGGAACCAACGGAAAGTCCACCACTACACATATGATTTATCATATTTTAAAGGAAGCTGGTTACAGCACATATACAAACACTGATTCTGAATCTGAATTCAATACACTTATAGATCCGATGGTTGCAAAGCAAATTGCAGAATTCGATGCTCCCATCGAGGCTGCAGTGATAGAAGTCTCTGAGGTCCAAGGCTGGCTCGGAGATATTATGAAAGACCATGCATACATAATGACGTCAGCAATCAATCCAGATGTAGTGATTGTAACCAATGTAGCCCTGGATCATATAGGTCTCGTAAATTCTATTGAAGAAACATTTAATGAAACTTCAGGTGCAGTTAAAGGCATAAAAGAGAATGGGACTTTGATATTGAACTATGATGATCCACTTGTTTTAAAAATGAAAGATTTAACTTCAAACCATGGAAAAATCTTATTTTTCGGAGATAATGCAGATATTAAATTTGACAGTACAGGAATAGTATATAAAAATAATATTTTAATTAAAACTGATGATTTACCATTTAAAAGCTGCCATTTTGTCCAGAACACCATGGCTGCTGCAGGCGCAGTTATAGCTTTAAATATTGATCTCGAAACCATTAAAAACTCAATTTCATCATATAAAGCATTAAAAAGGAGATTTACAATAGTGCACAATGATCCATGTATAATAGATGACTTTGCACATAATCCAGATGGAATTCTTGCTACAATACAAAATGCTGCTCTGATTGGGAATGGAACTCTTTTTGTGGTTTCAGCTATCAGAGGATCAAGAGGAGAAAGTATTAATCAGGCAAATGCCGAAGCCATTGCTAAGGGACTTCAAAACATCCCATATAAACTGATTATAACAAGCAGCACCGATGTTGTGGATCATTTAAACACAGTAACAGATAATGAAAAAAAAGTATTTATAGATGCACTTGAAAAGGAAAAAATAACATATATCTTTAATGAGAAACTATATGATGCATTGAAAAATGTACTTAAATTATCACATAACAAAGACACAATTTTATTAATTGGTGCGCAGGGCATGGATCCTGCAAGTGAACTTTTAAACAAAATCTTAAATTAA
- a CDS encoding MFS transporter, whose product MNAEKVKNRNSEPGMVVLATLILGAAVANLNLSVANVALPSIGLAFNASQVQINMVAVGFSLGLASSVLWFGALGDHHGRKMMLILGTIISIPASLLAGFAPTVNILVLARIIGGLAAGMAFPTTLAIITALWSGPKRTRSIALWSGIGAAIAALGPLLSGYLLISRPWGSVFLITLPLAFLTLIMAIKFIPSHVNETKNPVDNVGGIMSLILIGTLIMAINFAPVPSIRTLVLVLIILAAVVGFLFIKHQRSIPNPLYDLKVAGRRIFWVAASAGIIVFGSLMGALYIGQQFLQNVLGYSTFDAGLSIIPSAILMILVAPQSAKLVESRGSRFTLLAGYLFCLLGFLTMLLLWKEGIPYWKVGLAYALIGIGVGLAGTPASHSLTGSVPVKRVGMASGTADLQRDFGGAIMTSIFGTLLTAGYASAFASKINNVPQQISASVEATLQKSFASASTLAQQYPQYSDQIIAGAKSSFLVGDRWAYLAGIIAILIGAALVFYKFPKLEEEKKLLSQYYEMDTKTENTEKEDLKSFKK is encoded by the coding sequence ATGAATGCAGAAAAGGTAAAAAATAGAAATTCTGAACCGGGAATGGTAGTTCTGGCCACCCTTATTTTGGGGGCTGCGGTGGCCAACTTGAACTTATCAGTTGCCAATGTAGCCCTTCCATCTATAGGTTTGGCTTTTAATGCTTCGCAAGTTCAGATTAACATGGTTGCTGTGGGTTTCTCACTTGGCCTGGCTTCCTCAGTATTGTGGTTCGGGGCTCTTGGTGATCATCACGGTCGAAAAATGATGCTTATACTGGGAACTATTATATCTATACCTGCATCCTTACTGGCAGGTTTTGCCCCAACTGTTAATATACTGGTTTTAGCCCGTATAATTGGAGGTTTAGCTGCGGGAATGGCATTTCCAACAACATTAGCAATAATCACCGCATTGTGGTCAGGTCCTAAACGAACGAGATCTATCGCTCTCTGGTCAGGCATAGGTGCCGCTATTGCGGCTTTAGGTCCACTTTTATCAGGATACCTCCTCATATCTCGCCCATGGGGATCTGTATTTTTAATTACGTTGCCCCTTGCATTCTTAACATTAATTATGGCCATTAAATTCATCCCATCCCATGTAAATGAAACCAAAAATCCAGTTGATAATGTGGGAGGCATAATGTCCCTCATACTCATAGGAACATTAATTATGGCCATTAACTTTGCCCCAGTACCCAGCATAAGAACTTTAGTACTTGTTTTAATAATTTTAGCGGCTGTCGTTGGATTCTTATTTATAAAACACCAGCGGAGCATACCTAACCCTCTTTATGATCTAAAAGTAGCAGGCAGGCGGATTTTCTGGGTAGCGGCAAGCGCGGGAATAATTGTTTTTGGATCGTTGATGGGTGCTCTGTACATTGGGCAGCAGTTTTTACAAAATGTTCTGGGTTATTCAACCTTCGATGCAGGACTTTCGATTATACCCTCCGCAATTCTCATGATCCTAGTGGCGCCACAGTCTGCCAAGCTCGTAGAGTCACGAGGATCCAGATTTACGCTTCTTGCAGGTTACCTGTTCTGTTTATTAGGATTCTTGACTATGTTACTGTTATGGAAAGAAGGCATACCCTACTGGAAGGTTGGGCTGGCTTATGCATTAATAGGAATTGGAGTTGGGTTAGCAGGGACTCCAGCATCCCATTCTCTTACAGGATCTGTTCCTGTTAAACGTGTAGGTATGGCATCAGGCACAGCAGACCTGCAGCGTGATTTTGGCGGTGCCATTATGACTTCAATCTTTGGTACATTACTTACCGCAGGTTATGCTTCTGCATTTGCTTCAAAAATCAATAATGTTCCCCAGCAGATCTCTGCCAGTGTGGAAGCAACACTTCAAAAATCATTTGCCAGTGCTTCTACCCTTGCCCAGCAGTATCCTCAATATTCAGATCAGATCATAGCCGGAGCCAAATCTTCTTTTTTAGTTGGAGATCGATGGGCATACCTTGCTGGAATTATTGCTATTTTGATTGGGGCAGCACTTGTATTTTACAAGTTTCCAAAGTTAGAAGAAGAGAAAAAATTACTTTCCCAGTACTATGAGATGGATACAAAAACAGAAAACACGGAAAAAGAAGATTTAAAGAGTTTTAAAAAATAA
- a CDS encoding sodium:proton antiporter has protein sequence MIEIIFFFIMLLVVAIFSCLIGKLPVSFQMIFIVAGMLTGWLVTGYVDITKPPYSTIIFLIAEIALVLVLFSDASRVGLKALNNNLSTRLLTIGLPITIILGVVIATLLFPGIPWWVAGIIGAALAPTDAALGQIVVQNKKVPERIRKTIEVESGLNDGGSVPFLLVFIAIGLAAETFRPMGYFIQVALEQIGFGIIVGVVVGIGGGWLVLKAQDKEWITPNFQRIAFLAIAILTFLIADQLGGSGFIAAFIGGLALGYVVKDAGKILIDFSETEGQLLNLTVFFLLGIAVLPLLLNVTWQIILYAVLSLTVIRMLPVAISLIGTKLDFDTVLFIGWFGPRGLASIVLALLALEELKVFPGDSTFISVVFITVLISVFAHGFTASPLSTIYSRRINSDNLKIEDKNENKSLTPKSKRL, from the coding sequence ATGATTGAAATCATTTTCTTTTTTATAATGCTCCTAGTAGTAGCGATTTTTTCCTGTTTAATTGGCAAACTTCCAGTTAGTTTCCAGATGATATTTATTGTAGCAGGAATGTTAACAGGATGGCTTGTTACAGGATATGTAGACATTACCAAGCCTCCATATTCAACCATAATTTTTTTAATTGCAGAAATAGCTCTTGTTCTTGTTCTTTTCAGTGATGCATCTCGAGTAGGATTAAAAGCGCTGAATAATAACCTGAGTACAAGACTACTAACCATAGGTTTACCTATTACTATTATTTTAGGAGTAGTGATAGCAACCCTACTATTCCCAGGCATACCATGGTGGGTAGCAGGCATTATAGGTGCTGCTCTAGCTCCAACAGACGCAGCCTTAGGACAAATAGTAGTTCAAAACAAAAAAGTACCTGAAAGAATACGCAAAACAATAGAAGTGGAAAGTGGATTAAACGATGGAGGTTCAGTCCCTTTCCTTTTAGTTTTTATAGCCATTGGTTTGGCAGCAGAAACTTTTAGACCAATGGGGTACTTTATTCAGGTTGCTCTAGAACAAATTGGTTTTGGAATAATTGTAGGTGTGGTAGTTGGAATTGGGGGAGGGTGGCTGGTTTTAAAAGCCCAGGATAAAGAATGGATCACTCCCAACTTCCAGAGAATAGCTTTTCTGGCAATAGCAATACTCACATTTCTTATAGCAGATCAACTAGGAGGAAGTGGATTTATAGCAGCCTTTATCGGCGGTTTGGCATTAGGATATGTTGTTAAGGATGCAGGAAAAATTTTAATAGATTTCTCCGAAACGGAAGGGCAGTTGCTGAATTTAACAGTGTTCTTCCTATTAGGAATAGCAGTTCTTCCCCTGCTCTTGAATGTAACCTGGCAAATAATTCTCTACGCTGTTTTAAGTTTGACAGTTATTAGGATGTTACCAGTGGCTATATCATTAATTGGCACTAAATTGGATTTTGATACAGTACTATTTATCGGTTGGTTTGGTCCTAGAGGATTAGCATCGATAGTACTGGCCCTTTTAGCTTTAGAAGAATTAAAAGTATTCCCTGGAGACAGCACTTTTATTTCAGTTGTTTTCATTACGGTGCTGATTAGTGTTTTTGCACATGGATTTACAGCTTCCCCATTATCAACCATTTATTCAAGAAGAATAAACAGTGACAATCTTAAAATAGAAGACAAAAATGAAAACAAATCATTAACTCCAAAAAGTAAGCGATTATAA
- a CDS encoding AI-2E family transporter — translation MLVAWSKYGIQAALIMGLFFITINTIAESYIFPRLTGKGLQMSVYVVFASLFVWGWILGPVGFFLGVPLTLIIIKYLENFDETRWLALLMASSEEDAEVNINKQKKEK, via the coding sequence GTGCTGGTGGCCTGGAGTAAATATGGAATACAGGCAGCCCTAATAATGGGACTTTTCTTTATTACAATTAATACCATTGCAGAAAGCTATATATTTCCTAGATTAACTGGAAAAGGGCTTCAAATGTCAGTTTATGTGGTATTTGCTTCATTGTTTGTATGGGGATGGATTTTAGGGCCTGTTGGATTTTTCCTCGGCGTGCCGTTGACCCTGATCATCATAAAATATCTGGAAAATTTTGATGAAACACGATGGCTGGCTTTACTTATGGCTAGTAGTGAGGAAGATGCAGAAGTAAACATCAATAAGCAGAAAAAAGAGAAATAA
- a CDS encoding DUF308 domain-containing protein yields the protein MAEGNNMLLGILAVILGILVIAFPLLSIFTASVLAGLAVVFLGIWLLAQSFGTWGASKAASIAFLILGLVAVICGIGLFGHILAFSFLTSIALFFAGFFLIISGIMSLFTKEGTAAKGSGGIGIILGILYIILASFAWDPYYLALLIGIWLVIDGIALFFVNPSDLVNTEKLEI from the coding sequence ATGGCTGAAGGTAACAACATGTTGTTAGGTATTTTAGCTGTAATTTTAGGTATTTTGGTCATTGCTTTCCCATTGTTAAGTATTTTCACAGCCAGTGTCCTAGCCGGATTGGCTGTAGTGTTTTTAGGAATATGGTTATTAGCACAGAGTTTCGGGACATGGGGAGCAAGTAAAGCCGCAAGTATTGCCTTTTTAATACTTGGGCTGGTAGCAGTAATTTGTGGAATAGGCTTATTTGGACATATACTTGCATTTAGCTTCTTAACAAGCATAGCTCTCTTCTTTGCAGGTTTTTTCCTGATAATTTCAGGTATAATGTCATTATTTACTAAAGAAGGAACAGCAGCTAAAGGATCTGGGGGTATAGGTATTATATTAGGTATATTATATATAATACTGGCTTCATTTGCATGGGACCCTTATTACCTTGCTTTGTTAATTGGAATCTGGCTGGTAATTGATGGAATAGCTTTATTCTTTGTTAATCCATCTGATCTGGTGAATACTGAAAAATTAGAAATTTAA